The bacterium genome includes a region encoding these proteins:
- a CDS encoding metal-dependent transcriptional regulator, which yields MERRSAFTRAQEDYLKALYHLHGDQRPVPTRDLAQRLGISSPSVSEMVTRLTAQGLVEHDRYRGQQLTREGRKVALELVRHHRLLEMFLVQVLGYSWDEVHDEAERLEHVISERMEQRIFELLGRPELDPHGHAIPTLGGKVRSLSDRPLSECHGGEKVVVQGVSDDDPVKLRELERRGLTPGAGVEVLAASEFEGPIEVRLKGRRANVPLGLAKAVFVEGRRDLGR from the coding sequence ATCGAGCGCCGCAGCGCCTTCACGCGTGCCCAGGAGGACTACCTCAAAGCCCTTTATCACCTCCACGGCGACCAGAGGCCGGTGCCGACCCGCGACCTCGCCCAGCGCCTCGGTATCTCCTCGCCCAGCGTGAGCGAGATGGTGACCCGCCTCACGGCGCAGGGCCTGGTCGAGCACGACCGCTACCGCGGCCAGCAGCTGACCCGTGAGGGCCGCAAGGTCGCCCTCGAGCTCGTCCGCCACCATCGCCTGCTCGAGATGTTCCTCGTCCAGGTGCTCGGCTACAGCTGGGATGAGGTCCACGACGAGGCCGAGCGGCTGGAGCACGTCATCTCGGAGCGCATGGAGCAGCGGATCTTCGAGCTGCTCGGCCGCCCTGAGCTGGACCCCCACGGCCACGCCATCCCGACCCTGGGAGGCAAGGTCCGATCCCTCAGCGACCGCCCTCTCAGCGAATGCCACGGCGGTGAGAAGGTGGTCGTGCAAGGCGTCTCCGACGACGACCCCGTCAAGCTGCGCGAGCTGGAACGCCGCGGCCTGACCCCCGGCGCCGGGGTCGAGGTGCTGGCGGCCAGCGAGTTCGAGGGTCCGATCGAGGTGCGCCTCAAAGGCCGGCGGGCGAACGTCCCGCTCGGCCTGGCGAAAGCCGTCTTCGTCGAGGGCCGGCGCGACCTTGGCCGTTAA
- a CDS encoding TetR/AcrR family transcriptional regulator — translation MVKAVKTHRPYNGALRTEQARMTRGRILEATRRLLVSGTYSSVTMEDVATEAGVAYQTVYAIFGSKLRLAQSLIEIGFPHVAGALKLFDELGPADDPELGLRTTAHVSRLIYELCADLLRFMRESGDPGLLARYRDREEQRLIGMIQHRVPALLERSGRLRLGISPSESVAVLWALSGPDQFTKLVFDRGWTPARYEEWLGDALVNTLLEPARQSRSERT, via the coding sequence ATGGTCAAGGCTGTCAAGACCCATCGCCCATACAACGGCGCACTGCGTACAGAACAAGCGCGAATGACTCGCGGCCGCATCCTCGAAGCAACTCGGCGGCTCCTGGTGAGCGGAACCTACAGCAGCGTCACGATGGAGGACGTGGCCACCGAAGCAGGCGTCGCCTATCAGACGGTTTATGCGATTTTCGGTAGCAAGCTCCGACTGGCGCAAAGCCTCATCGAGATCGGGTTCCCTCACGTCGCGGGTGCTCTAAAGCTGTTCGATGAGCTGGGCCCCGCGGACGATCCCGAACTGGGGCTGCGCACGACGGCCCACGTTTCGCGCCTCATTTACGAGCTCTGCGCAGACCTCCTTCGCTTCATGCGGGAGTCTGGCGATCCAGGTCTGCTGGCACGCTATCGCGACAGAGAAGAGCAGCGATTGATAGGCATGATTCAGCACCGAGTTCCGGCGCTGTTGGAGAGAAGCGGCCGGCTGCGGTTGGGCATCTCACCGTCGGAGTCGGTGGCGGTCCTGTGGGCGCTGAGTGGTCCCGACCAATTCACCAAGCTCGTCTTCGACCGAGGTTGGACGCCGGCGCGCTACGAGGAATGGCTTGGCGATGCGCTGGTCAACACTCTTCTCGAACCGGCGCGGCAAAGCAGATCTGAACGAACCTGA